The genomic stretch TTCACTGATACTTTTCTGCAAATTCACCAGAATTTAATGCAAGTCTCGTCGTCCCTCttattaacaaagaaaaaaattcccgATTTGAGTGGAGAATGGTGAGTGAGAATGGCCCCAAGAAGAGAGGATGTGGATGCAGCAAGCAAGATTTCTTGCCAGAGGAATCATTCCAGAGCTGGGGAAACTATCTAAAGGCCTTGTCCAGCACCAAAACAAGGCTTAAAGATCGGCTCCTAGCGCGGTCTGATGACAACCTTGAGCTACGCGAAATGCGAGGTCGCAGTCATAATGAGATGAAGAAAAGCCTCAACTGGTGGGATCTCATTTGGTTTGGCATTGGTGCTGTGATGGGTGCTGGCATTTTTGTCCTCACTGGTGAAGCTGCTAGGAATTATGCAGGTCCTGCTGTCACTGTTTCTTATCTTATATCAGGTTTATCTGCATTGCTATCTGTCTTCTGTTACACTGAGTTTTCGGTTGAGTTGCCAGTGGCCGGAGGGTCATTTGCCTATCTGAGAGTGGAGCTTGGTGACTTTATGGCTTACATTGCTGCTGGAAACATTCTGTTTGAGTATGTAGTTGCCGGTGCTAGCGTGGCCAGGTCCTGGACTTCATATTTTGCTACCTTGTGCAACCACAATCCCGACAGTTTCCGATTAAATATGTCATCTTTTGCTGCAGATTACAGTCATTTAGACCCAATTGCAGTTATTGTCTCAATTGCTGTTTGTGTTGGCGCTTGTTTAAGCATGAAAGGGGCAGCTCGATTCAACTCCATTGCCACTATTATTCATCTCATAATCTTgcttttcatcttcatcactgGTCTTACACAAGCTAATCCCGCCAATTATGGAAACTTTGCACCCAATGGTGTTCGCGGTATTCTAAAAGCTTCAGCTGCCCTCTTCTTCGCTTATGTTGGGTTCGATGGAGTTGCAACTCTGGGTGAGGAGATTAAAAACCCCGGTAGAGATATCCCAATTGGTCTAATCGGTTCCATGGTGATAACCATATTAACTTATTGCATGCTTTCTGCAACATTGTGCCTTATGCAGCCTTTCAATCAGATTGATGTTGACGCTCCCTTCACCATTGCATTTCAAGCTGCTGGCATGAACTGGGCTAAGTACATCGTTGCCTTGGGTGCATTGAAGGGTATGACCACTGTCTTGCTGGCTAACATTGTTGGCCAAGCTCGGTACTTCACTCACATCGGACGCACACATTTGGCACCACCGATTCTTGCAGTCATCAATGGGAAAACTGGGACACCAGTTAATGCCACAGTTGTCATGACCATTGCAAACTCCATAGTGGCATTTTTCACTAGCTTAGATGTATTATCAAACCTCCTTTCAATTTCGACCTTGTTCATCTTTACACTCGTCGCCATTGCACTGCTAGTAAGGAGATATTATGTTGCAGGCGAAACTTCCAAATCTGACAGATGTAAGCTCATTGGTTTCCTGGCTCTGATAATAGGAGCTTCTATTGCTTCATCAGCTCTTTGGGCACTAAACCAAAATGGGTGGATTGGCTACACAGTAACAGTGCCAATTTGGTTCTTGGCTACACTTGGCTTGCAACTTACAGTGAAGCAAGCAAGGAAACCAAAGTTGTGGGGAGTACCCTTACTTCCATGGCCGCCATCAGCTTGCATTGCTGCAAATATTTTCATCATGGGTTCCATCGATGGCCCCTCATTCATGAGATTCATTATCTGGACATGTATCTTATTGGTTTACTACCTCTTCATTGCACTTCATGCATCGTATGATGCAGCTAAAGATACTATGGAGGCAGCTGATGCATCTCTTGAATCAAACATTTGAAGGTTACCAAACAATACAGTGCAGAAAATAGGTTTCATAAGTGCTTTCCTTTCTATTTTTCCGTATATACGGGAttgtaatttgaattcaaactcactCAAGTACACAATGAAAATCATCGTTTTTGTCGACAAGTTACCGCTCTAAGAGCTCAAATCAAGAATGGTATCATTGTGAGTTAAAACAAGttgaatattatcattttatgtaATAATGTACACATTGAGAATAAACCCAAACATTCTGACTGCACAACA from Mangifera indica cultivar Alphonso chromosome 6, CATAS_Mindica_2.1, whole genome shotgun sequence encodes the following:
- the LOC123218559 gene encoding cationic amino acid transporter 1-like, encoding MVSENGPKKRGCGCSKQDFLPEESFQSWGNYLKALSSTKTRLKDRLLARSDDNLELREMRGRSHNEMKKSLNWWDLIWFGIGAVMGAGIFVLTGEAARNYAGPAVTVSYLISGLSALLSVFCYTEFSVELPVAGGSFAYLRVELGDFMAYIAAGNILFEYVVAGASVARSWTSYFATLCNHNPDSFRLNMSSFAADYSHLDPIAVIVSIAVCVGACLSMKGAARFNSIATIIHLIILLFIFITGLTQANPANYGNFAPNGVRGILKASAALFFAYVGFDGVATLGEEIKNPGRDIPIGLIGSMVITILTYCMLSATLCLMQPFNQIDVDAPFTIAFQAAGMNWAKYIVALGALKGMTTVLLANIVGQARYFTHIGRTHLAPPILAVINGKTGTPVNATVVMTIANSIVAFFTSLDVLSNLLSISTLFIFTLVAIALLVRRYYVAGETSKSDRCKLIGFLALIIGASIASSALWALNQNGWIGYTVTVPIWFLATLGLQLTVKQARKPKLWGVPLLPWPPSACIAANIFIMGSIDGPSFMRFIIWTCILLVYYLFIALHASYDAAKDTMEAADASLESNI